CCTTCTTACCATTAAACCAAAAGTTTGTTGAAGAAAAAGGCGATACATTCGCTACTAGCGCTGATACATTATTATCAAACGGACCATTCAAGTTCTCTAACTGGACTAGTACTGCTCAAGAGTGGGAATTAGTTAAGAATGCAGATTACTGGGATGCAAAAACTGTTAAATTAGAAAAAATGCATTATGTAGTAGTTAAAGAATCACAAACTGCTGTTGACCTATATGAAAAAGGTGAAGTTGACCGTGCTGGTTTATCATCTGACCTAGTTGACCAATACTCAACTCATGATGATTACACAGTAGAACCTGATACTTCTGTATTCTATATTAAGTTTAACCAAACAAGAAACAAAGCTCTTGCTAACGCAAACGTACGTAATGCACTTGCTCGTGCATTTGATAAGCAAGCATTAGTAGATGAAATCTTAAACAACGGTTCTATCGTTGCTAACGGTCTAGTACCAAAAGATTTCGTTCCAACTCCAGATGGTAAAGACTTCCGCGAAGTTAGTGGAGATCTAATGAAATACGATTTAGACGAAGCTAAGAAATACTGGGAAAAAGCTTTAACTGAACTAGGAACTGATACAGTTGAAATCGAATTCCTAGGCGGAGACAACGAAGTTTCTAAAATGATGAACCAATATCTTGCAAACCAATGGACAACTAACCTACCTGGTTTAAAAGTTACTTTAAAAGAAGTACCATTTGAACAACGTCTAGAACTAGACACAGCTATGGATTATGACATGCAGTTTGCTGGATGGGGACCTGACTTCCTAGATCCATATACTTATATGAATCTTTGGTTAACTGATGGCGGAAACAACCAAATGGGCTATTCTAACCCAGAATATGATAAGTTAGTAAACGAAACAGCTACAACTTTAGCTACAGATCCAGAAGCACGTAATGAAAACTTCTTAAAAGCAGAAAAAATCTTATTTAAAGATGCAGCAATCGCTCCTGTATATCAAAGAGCATCTGCTCTACTAGTTTCTCCTAAAGTACAGGGTGTATTTACAAACCCATTCGGAGCAACTTACGAATACAAGTGGGCTAGCGTTGGTGCTGAAGAATAATAATCAGTAAAAAAATAGTATAGTATACTATTATAAAATTGAAGGGAGTGTATGCTTTTAAAGCATATACTCTCTTTCGGCTTATGGGCGCGAATATTCCGATTATAACAAAAATTTATAATCGACTCGATATAACATATAATAAAGAGAAATTTAGGAGGTGCAAACATGACTCGATATTTACTCCGTCGCGTATGGTATATGTTAATAACATTATTTATTATTGCGACTTTCTCGTTCTTTCTCATGAAAATATTGCCGGGTAGCCCGTTACAGGCAGAAGATAAATTGAGTGAAGAACAAAAGGCAATTATTTTAGAAAAATATGGGTTAAATGAACCTATTCCAGTTCAATATGCAAAATATCTTGGTGGGCTTGTAAAAGGTGATTTGGGCGTATCGTTTAAGTTTGACAATACACCGGTTACAACAATCTTGATGGACAGAATTGGGCCATCTGCACTATTAGGCTTTCAAGCATTGATAGTAGGGTCTATCTTAGGTATAATCCTTGGATTATTAGCATCTATCTTCAGGAATAGTCCAATTGACTTTTCTTCTACTATTATTGCAGTTATAGGAACCTCGATTCCTTCATTTGTGTTTGCAGGATTATTACAATATGTATTTGCTGTAAAATTAGGCTGGTTCCCTGTGGCTCTATGGGGCACATCTGCACATACCATTTTGCCAACGATTGCTTTGGCCATTCACCCGATGGCAACAGCTGCACGTTTTACAAGGACTGAAATGGTAGAAGTGTTACATTCTAATTACATCATTACCGCGCGCGCGAAAGGTGTTTCTGAAACCGGAATCATTTTAAAACATGGATTGCGAAATGCACTTATTCCATTAATCACTGTATTGGGCCCAATGGCAGTTGGTTTGATGACTGGTTCAATGGTTATCGAACAAATTTTTGCGATTCCTGGTATTGGCGAGCAATTCGTTACATCTGTTATGGTAAATGACTACCCAACGATTATGGGTACAACATTGTTATTTGCTTTCGGATTTATTGTGATTATCTTAATCATTGACCTCCTATACGGATTAATTGATCCTAGGATTAGACTAGCAGGAGGAAATAAATAAAATGGATAAAAATAACCTAAATAATATACCAAAAGATTTATTTGTTCCTCTGGTACGTAAAGAGGATACGAGTGAAAAAATATCAGCTCCAAGCAGAACGTTTTTTCAGGACGCAAAAAGAACACTTTTAGGTAATAAGCCTGCCGTTTTCAGTATGATCCTTATCCTGTTTATTATTATCATGAGTATTATTGGTCCTTGGATGAACGACTTTGGCTCAGATGAACAGGATTTAAAAAGAGCAAAAATGCCTCCACGTGTACCAGTTCTAGAGAATGTCTCTTGGCTAGGTATGGATGGTACATTATCTGGAAAGTTCCAAGGTAAAGATGTTCAGCAGGCTACTGCTAAGGCGAATGCAAGATTTGATAATAAAGAAGAGTTTATTGATATTAAAGTCCTTAATAAAGGTGATGGCACTAGAAATTCTGCTGAAGTTGAAGCTACTTATCATATTTATGAAGCAAAAGATATGAAAGACACTTATTTCTGGTTTGGTAGTGATGCCTTAGGACGTGACCAATGGACAAGGCTTTGGGAAGGTACAAGGGTTTCCTTAATCATTGCTTTTGTTGCGGCAGTACTTGACCTTGTGATTGGGGTTTCTTATGGTGGTATCTCTGCTTTTTATGGCGGAAGAGTTGACAATGTGATGCAGCGTATTGCTGAGATTTTGGTAGGTATTCCGAACCTAGTTATTATCTTATTAATGATGCTCGTTCTTAAGCCAGGTATTATTTCGATTGTCATTGCTTTATCGATCACTGGCTGGATTGGTATGTCCCGGATTGTCCGTGGTGAAGTATTAAAGCTAAAAAACCAAGAGTTTGTTTTAGCTTCAAGAACATTAGGGACATCTAATGGTACCATCATTAGAAAACACTTAGTTCCAAATATCAGTGGTATTATCATTATTAACACGATGTTTTCAGTTCCAGGAGCGATCTTTTTTGAGGCATTCCTAAGCTTTATTGGATTAGGTATTGTTCCTCCAGATGCTTCACTAGGATCTCTAATTGACCTTGGGTTTGATAACCTCAGACTTTATCCATATATGCTTGTGTTTCCGGCAATTGTAATTTCTGTTCTTATGATTGCATTTAATATTGTTGGTGATGGTTTGAGAGATGCATTCGATCCGAAAATGCATAAATAAGAAGGTAGGTGTTTAATAAATGAGTAAATTATTAGAAGTCAAAGATTTAAAAGTATCATTTAACACCTACAATGGTGAAGTGCATGCTGTTCGAGGTGTTACCTTTGATTTAAATAAAGGTGAGACATTGGCTATAGTAGGTGAATCTGGATCCGGGAAGTCAGTAACCTCTAATGCCATCATGAGACTCCTTCCAGAGCCGCATGGCTATATTAAGGAAGGTCAAATCCTTCTTGAAGGAGTAGACCTAGCCAAGAAGACAAGCAAGGAAATGCAAAAAATCCGTGGTAAAGACATTTCAATGGTTTTCCAAGATCCAATGTCGTCTTTGAATCCGACAATGAAAATTGGAAATCAGATTATGGAAGGTCTTATTAAGCACCAAAATATGAGCAAACAAGAGGCGAGAAAAACCGCTCTTGAACTTCTAACCCTAGTTGGAATTCCAAGACCGGATGTGCGTATAGATCAATACCCTCACCAATTTTCAGGCGGTATGCGTCAACGTGTGGTTGTAGCGATTGCATTAGCATGTAATCCAAAGATCTTAATTGCGGACGAACCAACGACTGCGCTTGACGTAACCATTCAAGCTCAAATCCTAGAGTTGATGAAGAGTATTCAACAAAAAACGGATAGTGCGATTATTTTTATCACGCATGACCTCGGTGTTGTAGCAAACGTGGCAGACCGCGTAGCGGTTATGTACGCTGGAAAAATCGTAGAAATTGGGACAGTAGATGATATTTTCTACAATCCTAAGCACCCATATACTTGGGGTTTGATCGGTTCCATGCCTACATTGGATAGCAGTGACGAAGAGCTTTTTGCTATTCCTGGAAGCCCGCCTAACATGCTTACTCCTCCTGTAGGGGATGCGTTTGCTCCAAGAAATCAATTTGCTTTAGAAATTGATACAGTAATGGAACCGCCAATGTTTAAGGTTTCAGACACACATTACGCGGCAACCTGGCTGCTGCACCCAGATGCGCCTAAAATTGAGCCGCCTGATGCTGTTAAGCACAGGATGCAAGGTTTTGCTCAAACAGGTACTAAAGGCGGTGGAAAACGGTGACAAGAGAAAAACTACTTGAAGTAAAGAACTTACAAAAGCATTTTGCTGTAGGTAAAAAGAATACGATCAAGGCTGTTGACGGTGTTAGCTTTGACGTATATAAAGGTGAAACTTTTGGTCTAGTTGGGGAATCTGGTTGTGGAAAGTCTACAACAGGGAGAACCATCATTAGACTTTACGATGCAACAGGCGGCGAAGTTAAATTTGCTGGTGAAGATGTTCACGGCAAGAAAAATAAGTCCCAACTTCTTAAATTTAATCGGAAAATGCAGATGATTTTCCAGGATCCGTCTTCATCCTTAAATCCGAGAATGACGGTACTTGATATCATTGCTGAAGGTCTAGACGTCCACAAACTAGTGAAAAATGATGCGGAGCGTAAAGCGAAGGTTGAGGAATTACTAGAAGCGGTAGGTCTAAACAAGGAGCATGCTACGCGTTTCCCACATGAATTCAGCGGCGGGCAAAGACAGCGGATTGGTATTGCTAGAGCGCTGGCAGTGGATCCTGAGTTTATCATTGCCGATGAACCTATTTCTGCATTGGACGTTTCTATTCAAGCACAGGTAGTCAATCTGCTTAAGAAACTCCAAAAAGAACGTGGTTTAACGTATTTGTTCATCGCTCATGACCTTTCAATGGTTAAGTATATTTCAGACAGAATTGGTGTTATGTATATGGGTAACTTGGTAGAATTAGCAGAGAGTGATGAATTATACAACAATCCTATTCATCCTTATACAAAATCATTGTTATCTGCTATTCCTCTTCCAGATCCAAGATACGAGCGCACTCGTAAACGTATGCCTTATGATCCAACTGTACATGATGCAGATGGTGAGTTTGAGCTAAGAGAAGTTACACCAGGTCATTTTGTGCGTTGTACGGCAAAGGAATTTGAAAGATACCAAAATGAGCAAAAAAATAAATAAGCAGTAGTTAAAAAAGAGTGTTGACGAATCAACACTCTTTTCTTACGGCTAAAAATAGGCCACCTCAACACTAGCATTACTTTCTTTTAGAACTTTATAAAGCATATCAATATGGTCGTTGTTTTTTGTTTCTACCGATATTTCCAGACCAGCATATCCTGGATATATATTTTTACCCATTCGATTGAGATTAACGGATTGGATATTCGCATCTAATTCGGTAAGAGAGCTCAAAGTCTTTTGAAGTTCACCAGGTTTATCCTTTAGGGTGATGGTAAATGTAGCAAAGCGCCCCGACTCGACTAAACCGCGTTCGATGATTCTTGAAATAAAATTCATATCAACATTGCCTCCGCTTAATATGGCAACTACTTTCTTTTCTTTCAAGTTTACTTTCTCATATAAAAGTGATGATAGTGAACATGCTCCAGATCCTTCCACTAGCAGTTTGTTTCTTTCTAATAGCATAAGCATCGTTCTAGCAATTTCCATCTCATCGACACAATAAATATCATCTACATATTTTTGAATGATTTCAAATGTTCTCTGTCCCGGCTTTTTAACAGCGATCCCATCTGCCATTGTTGGAGTGGAGTCAACCATCACTGGTTTCTTTTCCTTTAAAGATGTTTTCATGCTTGGGCAGGCAAGCGCCTGAACTCCATATACGGCTATATGGGGGTTTTTCTCCTTTACAGCTAGTGCAACTCCCGCAATTAGCCCACCGCCTCCTACAGGGCAAATAATCGCCTCTACGTCTTGGAGCTGGTCGAGTATCTCTAATCCAACTGTTCCTTGTCCGGCAATAATCGCTTCATCATCAAAAGCATGAATAAAGGTGGCGTCCCTTTGCTCTTTTAGCTCCAATGCATATGCAAGGGCATCATCGAATGTGCCTCCTTCTTGGAGTACCTGTGCTCCATACTGTTTCGTAGCCAGTACCTTACTAAGGGGTGCACCCTTTGGCATTACAATCGTACAGTCTACGCCAAGCATTTGACTTGAATAAGCCACACCCTGTGCATGGTTGCCTGCTGAGGCAGCTACTACCCCCTTTTGCAACTCTTCCTTTGACAGTGAAATCAGCTTATTATAAGAACCTCTCACTTTAAAGGACCCAGTCTTTTGGAGGTTTTCAAGCTTTAAATATACTTCATTATGAGAAAGCAGACTAAATGTCTTGGAGTAGTCTAGAGGCGTGCTATGGACAACCCCCTTCATCTTTTCCCTTGCAATGATAATATCATCTACATTCACATTTCTTCCTCCTGTTTACATACTTTTTCTTAGGGTGTACTGCTAAAAAGTAAACTATGAATTATTTCCGGGAAATAATATCAATATAGAGGTTTGGGGCTTTTGTAGGAGAAATAATGATATAAATATCCCGTTTTTTAGGAAAATTGGAATATGAACAATTACACAAAAATTGGAACTTTAGGAATAGGCTTTTGTATCTAATTAACTATATATTCTAAAAATTCATTATGTTACTATTATTTGGAAAACGTATAGAGATAAAAGGGAGGAACCAGAAGTTGAAAAAGAAAAAGTTATTATCAATTCTAGCAACTGGTGCATTAGCGCTATCACTTTTTGCTCCGTTATCAGCTAAAAATTCAAAGGCAGAGGCTGCTACTTCTACAACGCCAAAATGGGATGTAGAGCGTTATGGGGATCGAGTGGATATTGATGGTCAACTAAATCTACTAAGTAAAGATTCTTCATACTTAAAGCAGGCAGAAGCGAAGATTGCAGAGCAGGCTGCGAAGATTAATTTTAATGAAAATCAATCATCAGAAAGTGCTGCATCAACTAGCAGTTTTACATATGATGGGGGAACCAAACAATTCTTAAATAGAGGTTTAAAATTCAAACCATTTACCTTACGTAGTGTGGGAGAAAATGTTGAAATCTGGGTGGCTAATGACCTCTCATTTAAACCGGGTGATCCGCGCCCAGCTCATGTGGTAACACAAGCACAAGTAGATAAACTACGTGATGAATTTGATAATAATATTTACCCGAAAGCGACAGCGTTCTTTGGAACACCGGATGTTCATGATGGGTCAAAATCTCCGTTGGCAGGTAAAAATGTTCCTGCGGGATATTATGAGGGAAGCGACAAGGTTATCATGTTAGTAGATAATATTCAGGATGATAACTATAATAACCCTGCTTATCCATTCTTTGTTGCTGGATTCTTCTGGCAAACACTAGAAAACTATATTGATAGAAATATTATTACAATCGATACAAACAGCTGGGAAATTCGTTTAGAATCTACCTTCTTCGGAACAACCATTCATGAATTACAGCATTTAATCCATGCTGACAATGATGGTGCGGAAGAAACTTGGTTAAATGAGGGTATGTCTACTTTCTCTGAATATCTTGGTGGATATGGACATGACGACAGCTCTATTAACTTTTACTTAGACCATCCTGAGAACTCACTAGTGAATTGGGATGAACACCAAGGAGCAAAAACTGGTCCAGAAACAATTGCAGATTATGGTCAAGTTTACCTATTTACCTTATATATGAATGACAAATTCGGTCGTGAATTTATTCGTGACTTAGCACTAAGTGAAACACAAGGGATGAACAGTGTAAACGAAGTATTAAAGGCACATGGTTCTAGCCTTGACTTTACGCAACTTTATCAAAACTTTATTACTGCCTTAACACTAGATTCTGATCGGGTTGGTAATGGAATCTATAATTTTGACAGTATTGACCTTCGTGATGTAGTTGTGAATGCTACAACAGGTGCAAAGCGTGGCAAGACTGTTGACTTTGAAAAAGCTGTTACATTTGAAAAAGAAGGGGTACCAGCTTGGGGTGGAGACTTTAAAGAGTTAGATTTCCAAGATAAAATTAGAAGCATTTCTTTTGATGGTGTTGATTTCTTAGGAACTCCTTGGACATCAGTGGCAGATCCTAAGGACGCTACGAATAAAGTATTATGGGGGCGGACAGGGAGACGAAGCAGATAATGCTTTAATTTTTGAAGCAGATCTTACTGGTGTAAATAGCGCAACATTGAAGTTTGATAACTTCATCGATATTGAAGAGCAGTGGGACTTCGGAATGGTGCAAGTTTCAACCGATGGTGGAGCAACATGGAATAGTTTAGAAAATGGAAATACACGCAGCGATGTTGTTGAGGAAGGCTATCCAAAAATTAAAGAAAATGTACCTGGATTTACAGGAACATCTGCTAATTGGCAGGAAGAAAGCTTTGATTTAAGTCAATATGCAGGTCAAAAAGTATTAGTTTCATTCCGTTACTTAACTGACTGGGGCACAACTCAAGCTGGATGGTATGTAGATGATATTGCAATTCCAGAAATCGGTTATAGCAACGATGGAAGCTCTACAGACAGCTTCAAATCGTTCCAAGAACTAGCTGGTCAATATGTAAACTACACTGTAACATTTATCAACGAGAAGGAAGTTGGTAATAAAAAGGGTGCAAAAACGAATTACAAGGTAATCACAGTAGATCCATTCAATGTTACAGAAGAGGATGCACTAACTCTAAGACAGTTATTCAAAGATGGAAAGAACTATATGATTACATCATACGCAGCTCCTGCCGATGATAAAAATCCAGTTGATTTTTCTTATGAAGTACATTTGAAAGAGAAAACTGGAAAGAAGAAGTAAGAATTAAGACCGGATAATGACTTAAAATAGTCGTTATTCGGTTTTTTTATTATAAAAGTGACTCCGGCAAGCACCGGAGTCACCTAAAAAAGCCATTTCATTTTTATTTAAAGATTAACACTTTACCAACAGTACCATCAGGGCTTTCTCCAACAACACGGAATTTTAAGCCGTATTTTGGTACGTTGCGTCCTGCGTCAACAAGACCAGGGTTGCTGTAGTTTGCGCTGTCATCGAATAGTGGGTTACGTTGAGTAAAGTTGTCTGTCATTGTAAATTGACCAGGATAATTTAAGAACATTTTCTCTGATTTATTTAGGCCAAATGCAGCATCATGCATTTGATAGCGAGTAGAACCTACCGCTTTATCACTCCAGTAATTTGTATGCTGGTCAGCATCGACTACCCCTAAGAATCCTTCACCAGGGTGAATACCAGTCCAGTTGTCGTCCCCATAGGACTCATCTACATACCATACTACGAGGCCTTTATCATAAGACATTAAGCTTGCACCGCGGCGGATATTCTTTAATCCTATATCAACGCCATTGTGAGTTCTCCATTCTAATAAATAGTAGCGGTTGGAAAGGAATTTACCTTCGTCCTTAGTAAATCCTTCTAGTTTGAAACTGGATGTGCCTTCAGCATCATCAGTTAAAACTGATTTACCATTAACAGAAATTGAAATGTCATCAACATAAAAACCAGTTAATGAAACAGCTACATCTGTCCAGTAGTTAAATTTTAATTCAATATTTTTACCTGCGTAGGCAGAAAGATCAAACGAAGCGTTAACCCAACCATTTGATGCGCCAGTAATTCCGTTACCAGGATTTTGCTCGTTAGGATCGGTAGCTGTAGTAATATTACCTTTAATAGCTGTCCATTCATTACTGCCTGCTTCTTTTACTTGAATTGAAGCATAATCCCAGTCCGCTTCAATATCATACCAAGCTTTGAAGTTTAGAACTGCATTTGCAGCATTGGTAAGATCGACAGTAGTGGACATTGAATTGTCTAGTTCATCACCCTTGCCGCCGTAATATTCATATTTACCACTGGCAGGGGTATTAATAACAGTTTCCTTATCAGGTAAATCAACGCGAACCGCGTCGTTATTCGTACCCTTTGTTACTGCTTCGTCAAGAAGAACCGTTGTACCAGCACTAGTTACTTCTGTACTGTCTATAGTTTCACCACTTAGCCAGTTTCCGCCATGCAAAGTTTGTAGCATTTGTCTGGAATATGGGCTAATTCCAGGTGGTTGTGTACCAGGAATAGCACCTGTCCAGCTTCCGCTTGACATTAATGACCAATACTCTACTGGTTCACCTGCACCACTGTAAATGGTGTCATACTCATCGGGAAGACCCAAGTCATGTCCAAATTCATGGGTGAATACCCCTGCGGCCCCGTCTTCAGGCTCGATGGTATAGTCCCATGCACCTAATAGTCCGCCGAAACGGTCACTATTAGATGATCCACCAGGTACAGCAATAGGCCCTGTAGAAAGTTTTGAACGATGAGACCAAATGGCATCGCCGCCTAAGCTTCCGCCGCCTGCTTCTTCACCTACACCAGCATGAATAACCATTAAATGATCAATTAGGCCGTCTGGCTCTGCATAAACTCCGTCACCATCATAATCGTCGCGATCCCAAGCATCGTACTCTGATAAATCAACAGTTGGATCTTGTCCAGCTTTTGTTAGTGCTTCATAAACTAGTTGACGTGCACGAATGTCACTATCATCAGGACCAGGGTAGTTTGCACCGTAATAGGCTGCATCATGGTCTGCAGTGTACCAGCCCGCTATTTCACCTTCAACCGAGTAACTGCCGCCAGATTGCTGCTCATAGTATTGCTTCATAGAAACATAAGTTTTTCCATCTGGACCTTTATATCCATTGTCTCCAAAGACCATATCTTGGAAGTGTGATTTCGGGTAATCTTCATACCACATATCTGTTTCTTCTTTAGTGATGGAGCCTGTCCGATAATCCGGAAAGTCTATCGCGAGAACTAGAACCTTATCCGTACGAACTTCACCGTTGTATTCTTCTTCTTTAACTGGATCGACCGTGTTTTTCTTCGCTTGTCCTAATTTATTTCCTTTTCCATTCTTAAGACCATTAGATGTGGCCTTATTTTCTTTTATATTTGCAAGTGCCTTTGGTAAATTATCTTTTGTCTTTGTTGATTGGCTCTTTGCTTTTAAATAGACTTTTAATGCTTTTTCCGCTTCGGCAGGGCTAGCATTTTTTGCTAGTTTGCCTTCGCGTTTTAGCATTTCTATTAATCTCTCATCATTTGCAAGTGCTAAATCGGCAGTTACTCCCAATTTACTCCCTTTTTCTACTGCTTTTACGTTTAGCGGAGCTGCTGCAACATTAAACAATCCTAGACCGAGTGATAGTGTAAGTGCAGTGGATAGTATTTTTCTCTTCTTCATATAGAACCTCCCTTTATTTGTTTTTACCCCTTTTAATACAGTTACTACTATGTACGAATCCCTCCTTATTACAAAAGAATCTACTAATCTTAAAATGGTTCGAGTCCCTAAGAATATAGTAGTGTAATATGATGATATAATTTTGATTGAATATTGTAAATATTAAAATAACTACTTACAAAAATAGAAGTAATAATGCCAAAAACGACAACATTCTTCGAGGAATAGTTGGAATATTTTACAAAAAAGTTAAAATAAAGGGGTGTCCAACTATAAGGTAAGGAAAAAACCTGAGTCCAGTTGAACTCAGGTCTTTGTAAAATATTATTTTTGTGTAGCTTCATTAAAGCTATAGTAGAACTTAGCAGTGATAGAACCATCAGCGTTTTCTTTAATATCGGTTACATGAATTCCAGAGTCGGCTGGAGTGGCGCTATAGCCTTTCCAGAAGTAGTAGGAACCAGTATGAACATTAGAAGAGGTTGGAGTAATCTTTGCACCTGTCTTAAAGAAGTCTCCAGCGTTACCGCGGTTTAGGTTCTTTTCTAATTCATATTTTCCATCGGCCTGAAGTAGGGATAAACCATAATGGGTAACAACAGTGCCGTCACTTGCTGTTTGTGACTGATTAAACTGGAATCGTTTGTTCATCCAGTTTTCAACGTTGTTAGGACGGAAGCCGGCAGTTTGATATAAGTTTAAGATGTTTTCATCGACATGCCATGCTAATAATCCGTGAGAATCTGTACCTTGGCGAATTAAGCCTTTATTAAATCCATCTTGCTGTACGTTTTCGAATAAGAAATACTCTGTTCCGTTAGAACCTGGAACCTCCATCTTTACGATTCCATTTGTAGCACTGGCTTTATTAATAGGTGGTAAGGTAATTTCTTTGACTCCATCTGTTGGTTTAACTTCTTTTGGCTCTGCCCATCCTAGGAAAACTTTTGAGAATGGATCAAAGTGAGTAGGTGAGTTACCAGAGTAGGCGTTATTGTCTGGATAACGCATCCATGAACCGCCTGCCATCATTGAGTAGTTTCCAACACCTTCAGAAGTATATACAGTATCATAGAAATCTGGTAAACCTAAAGCATGGCCAAATTCATGAGCATATACCCCAGCTTGTGCAGGATATGGACCCGTTTTAGAAGCTTCATCATAGCTTCCAGTTGTTAGATTGAACCCTGCTACGTTTCCGCCAATAGCTGGCTGAATATTATAGTTGTCAACGACAACACCATCATATGTCATATCTTCTTTTACGGTTTTATTGATCCAAGCACTTTGACTCATTCCAGAATGAACATCTGCTGGTTTACCAGTTTCATAGTATTTACCATAGTATAATGCACTTAATAAACTCCATTTGTGGGACCAGAATTGTGCTGGGTCTTGGCTCCACTCAGCTCCTGTTCCTTCGTGAATAACAAAAACGTTTGGAACTTCGCCGTTTTCAGCATACTTTGAGAAATCTACTTGTGCGTCAGCAGCTTTTAATAGGTCACGGACGAATTCACCAGTATGAGCATCTCCGTTTACGTTACCTAGTACGTATTTACCATTCTCAGCATAAGTTCCTTTTTGGTCTAAATAATATGAAGCCCCTTTAGGAAGTTCTACCCATACAAATTCAGTGTTTTCCTTGCGAACTAAATTAACTCTGCCATTACTTGATTCTTTATAGGCATTTTGCATGGTGCGATCTGTTGGAGCCTTAACTCCGTTATATTCAGCATATTGTTTGAATGCTTCATAACCATATGGATTATATTCTGTACCAAAAATTAAGTCTTCATAGTAATGAGCAGGAACCTGTCCTTTTAGGTCACCAACAGGCTCATCGCCATCCTTATATTTTGCTAGGATTACTAGAACAGGTACATCTCCTGTAGCTG
This genomic stretch from Neobacillus niacini harbors:
- the opp3b gene encoding oligopeptide ABC transporter permease, translating into MTRYLLRRVWYMLITLFIIATFSFFLMKILPGSPLQAEDKLSEEQKAIILEKYGLNEPIPVQYAKYLGGLVKGDLGVSFKFDNTPVTTILMDRIGPSALLGFQALIVGSILGIILGLLASIFRNSPIDFSSTIIAVIGTSIPSFVFAGLLQYVFAVKLGWFPVALWGTSAHTILPTIALAIHPMATAARFTRTEMVEVLHSNYIITARAKGVSETGIILKHGLRNALIPLITVLGPMAVGLMTGSMVIEQIFAIPGIGEQFVTSVMVNDYPTIMGTTLLFAFGFIVIILIIDLLYGLIDPRIRLAGGNK
- the ilvA gene encoding threonine ammonia-lyase yields the protein MKGVVHSTPLDYSKTFSLLSHNEVYLKLENLQKTGSFKVRGSYNKLISLSKEELQKGVVAASAGNHAQGVAYSSQMLGVDCTIVMPKGAPLSKVLATKQYGAQVLQEGGTFDDALAYALELKEQRDATFIHAFDDEAIIAGQGTVGLEILDQLQDVEAIICPVGGGGLIAGVALAVKEKNPHIAVYGVQALACPSMKTSLKEKKPVMVDSTPTMADGIAVKKPGQRTFEIIQKYVDDIYCVDEMEIARTMLMLLERNKLLVEGSGACSLSSLLYEKVNLKEKKVVAILSGGNVDMNFISRIIERGLVESGRFATFTITLKDKPGELQKTLSSLTELDANIQSVNLNRMGKNIYPGYAGLEISVETKNNDHIDMLYKVLKESNASVEVAYF
- a CDS encoding ABC transporter ATP-binding protein; the encoded protein is MTREKLLEVKNLQKHFAVGKKNTIKAVDGVSFDVYKGETFGLVGESGCGKSTTGRTIIRLYDATGGEVKFAGEDVHGKKNKSQLLKFNRKMQMIFQDPSSSLNPRMTVLDIIAEGLDVHKLVKNDAERKAKVEELLEAVGLNKEHATRFPHEFSGGQRQRIGIARALAVDPEFIIADEPISALDVSIQAQVVNLLKKLQKERGLTYLFIAHDLSMVKYISDRIGVMYMGNLVELAESDELYNNPIHPYTKSLLSAIPLPDPRYERTRKRMPYDPTVHDADGEFELREVTPGHFVRCTAKEFERYQNEQKNK
- a CDS encoding peptide ABC transporter substrate-binding protein; protein product: MKKKYAWLLALSLVLSMFLAACSGGGDKDTADDSKDTADKPKVEQTLNFINGDTIPSMDPSLGTDEYAFQFLGATMEGLYRLDEKGQVSDGIATKHEVSEDGKTWTFTLREDAKWSNGDPVTANDFVYAWRRAVDPATGSEYGPYMMGGVIKNATAVNKGEVPVDQLGVKADGDFKLVVELENATPYFESLTTFGTFLPLNQKFVEEKGDTFATSADTLLSNGPFKFSNWTSTAQEWELVKNADYWDAKTVKLEKMHYVVVKESQTAVDLYEKGEVDRAGLSSDLVDQYSTHDDYTVEPDTSVFYIKFNQTRNKALANANVRNALARAFDKQALVDEILNNGSIVANGLVPKDFVPTPDGKDFREVSGDLMKYDLDEAKKYWEKALTELGTDTVEIEFLGGDNEVSKMMNQYLANQWTTNLPGLKVTLKEVPFEQRLELDTAMDYDMQFAGWGPDFLDPYTYMNLWLTDGGNNQMGYSNPEYDKLVNETATTLATDPEARNENFLKAEKILFKDAAIAPVYQRASALLVSPKVQGVFTNPFGATYEYKWASVGAEE
- a CDS encoding ABC transporter ATP-binding protein, which translates into the protein MSKLLEVKDLKVSFNTYNGEVHAVRGVTFDLNKGETLAIVGESGSGKSVTSNAIMRLLPEPHGYIKEGQILLEGVDLAKKTSKEMQKIRGKDISMVFQDPMSSLNPTMKIGNQIMEGLIKHQNMSKQEARKTALELLTLVGIPRPDVRIDQYPHQFSGGMRQRVVVAIALACNPKILIADEPTTALDVTIQAQILELMKSIQQKTDSAIIFITHDLGVVANVADRVAVMYAGKIVEIGTVDDIFYNPKHPYTWGLIGSMPTLDSSDEELFAIPGSPPNMLTPPVGDAFAPRNQFALEIDTVMEPPMFKVSDTHYAATWLLHPDAPKIEPPDAVKHRMQGFAQTGTKGGGKR
- the opp3C gene encoding oligopeptide ABC transporter permease; its protein translation is MDKNNLNNIPKDLFVPLVRKEDTSEKISAPSRTFFQDAKRTLLGNKPAVFSMILILFIIIMSIIGPWMNDFGSDEQDLKRAKMPPRVPVLENVSWLGMDGTLSGKFQGKDVQQATAKANARFDNKEEFIDIKVLNKGDGTRNSAEVEATYHIYEAKDMKDTYFWFGSDALGRDQWTRLWEGTRVSLIIAFVAAVLDLVIGVSYGGISAFYGGRVDNVMQRIAEILVGIPNLVIILLMMLVLKPGIISIVIALSITGWIGMSRIVRGEVLKLKNQEFVLASRTLGTSNGTIIRKHLVPNISGIIIINTMFSVPGAIFFEAFLSFIGLGIVPPDASLGSLIDLGFDNLRLYPYMLVFPAIVISVLMIAFNIVGDGLRDAFDPKMHK